In the genome of Candidatus Poribacteria bacterium, the window AAGTTCGAGGACTCGAGGTTCCCGGTGGCATGCTCCATGAACTCGCCGATGCGCTGGGAGAAGTGGAAGTCGCGGTCGTCGCCCTCGGCGCGCCAGAACGGGGCGTTCGCGCGGGGAGAGCCGGGCGACACGAACACATCGTTGTGCGTGATCCTCTCGACCCGCCAGCTCTGGGTGCCCAGCGTGAACGTCTGGCCGACGGCGGATTCCCACACGAACTCCTCGTCGAGCGTTCCGATGCGCGCGCTCGTCTCGTGGTGGCGGAGGTGGAACTCGCCCCGGTCGGGTATGGTTCCGCCATCCAGGTAGAGCGACTGCATCGCACCGGACCTCGCGGAGACCGTGTTGTCGATCCGGTCGATGGAAAGGCGCGGCTTGAGCTCTCGAATGCGCGTGTCCTCGTAGCGCCCGTCCAGCATGTTCAGCACGCCATTGAACTGGCGGCGCGTCAGGGACCGAAAGGGGTAGCTCGTGCGGATGGCGTCGAACAGGTCGTCGCAGTCCCATGTTTCGAGCCCCACCATCGCCACGAGCACTTGCGCGAGCACATCCAGAGGGCAACGAACCGGCTGTGTCTCCTCGATGTCGCGGTCGAGAGATGTTCGGGCTACAACGGCGCTCTCGATGAAGTCGCGAGGATTGGTGGGGAAGAGCGACGCTCGGCTAACCTCGCCGACCTGATGGCCCGCCCGGCCCACTCGTTGCACGGTCGACGACACGGACGGCGGACAGCCGACGAGAACCACCTCGTCGAGCGCGCCGATATCAATGCCCAGCTCCAGTGAGCTCGTCGCGACGATGCCCCGAAGCTCGCCTTCTCTGAGTCGCCGCTCGACCTCCACTCGGATCTCGCGGGAGAGCGAGCCATGGTGGGCGTAGGCGATGGGTTCATCTGCCTCGCCGTTGATGAACATCGTGAGCCGCTCGCACAGTCGCCGACTATTGGTGAAGAAGAGCGTCGAGCGGTTCCTGGCAACGATCACGCGGCATTCCTCGGCGATGGGTCCCCAGACGCCGCCGGCTGGATGGTCGTCGGCATCGTCGACGGGATAGCGCACCGAAAGCGCGTAAGCCTTCTGAACTGCCGACCGCACGAGCTTCACCGGCCGAGGCGT includes:
- a CDS encoding DEAD/DEAH box helicase — protein: MEPTMDGALDAPRDALSQFHPTVERWFAEEVGAPTDVQSQAWRSIARQEHVLITAPTGTGKTLAAFLWVLNRLIVGELPTGCTSVLYVSPLKALNNDIQRNLVRPLRELRERFEESDEAFPDIRVLTRSGDTPQSDRRRMQRDPPEILITTPESLNLLLASAGGRSILPNVSTVILDEIHGVVGSKRGTHLITAVERLARLAGEFQRIALSATVKPLETVAEFVGGYTLTGYGESATYTPRPVKLVRSAVQKAYALSVRYPVDDADDHPAGGVWGPIAEECRVIVARNRSTLFFTNSRRLCERLTMFINGEADEPIAYAHHGSLSREIRVEVERRLREGELRGIVATSSLELGIDIGALDEVVLVGCPPSVSSTVQRVGRAGHQVGEVSRASLFPTNPRDFIESAVVARTSLDRDIEETQPVRCPLDVLAQVLVAMVGLETWDCDDLFDAIRTSYPFRSLTRRQFNGVLNMLDGRYEDTRIRELKPRLSIDRIDNTVSARSGAMQSLYLDGGTIPDRGEFHLRHHETSARIGTLDEEFVWESAVGQTFTLGTQSWRVERITHNDVFVSPGSPRANAPFWRAEGDDRDFHFSQRIGEFMEHATGNLESSN